The following coding sequences lie in one Arachis ipaensis cultivar K30076 chromosome B03, Araip1.1, whole genome shotgun sequence genomic window:
- the LOC110269604 gene encoding uncharacterized protein LOC110269604 codes for MPQHSVDSIRSVHRGIGCRQSPRGIRMPEDVEEEDDEPSVGGDEVNEPGAGEDEVDEPSAGEDEVDEPGAGATDDSSNQAVRGKGYNLRVDPIRKSQNKWSPSEIKLRKGSKEDVPRWLKT; via the exons ATGCCACAACATTCTGTTGATTCGATTAGGAGTGTCCATAGAGGAATTGGATGTCGCCAATCCCCAAGAGGTATTCGTATGCCCGAGGATGTCGAGGAGGAAGACGATGAGCCTAGTGTAGGTGGGGATGAGGTTAATGAACCTGGTGCAGGTGAGGATGAGGTTGATGAGCCTAGTGCGGGTGAGGATGAGGTTGACGAGCCTGGTGCGG GTGCAACAGATGACAGCTCCAATCAAGCGGTTCGTGGCAAGGGCTACAATCTTAGGGTTGACCCGATTCGTAAAAGTCAAAATAAATGGAGTCCTTCAGAGATCAAGCTAAGAAAAGGCTCAAAAGAGGATGTTCCAAGGTGGCTCAAAACATga
- the LOC107634301 gene encoding trihelix transcription factor ASIL2, producing MDSVAGATSPTTSATAAPPRPPPTSSSPFPGREDCWNEEATFTLIDAWGDRYLELNRGNLRQKHWQEVADAVNELHAGDGGAVLGGTSTTTTKRTRRTDVQCKNRIDTLKKKYKIEKARVSESGGSYQSPWPFFSRLDNLIGDTFPVKKLSPPATGRGTPPSAAKLSPLPPPAWIISHPVGPRSGTQKRTAAVPTTAPANREDSYFRRNFSAFAAAAAAAAEAKSGDSDGWRSSSDGGDGGGRRRKTGEIEMKCWEVGYRELAQAIEKFGEIYERVEASKQRQMVELEKQRMQFAKDLEYQRMQLFMETQVQFQKIKRAKRTSDSFS from the coding sequence ATGGACTCCGTGGCCGGCGCTACGTCGCCCACCACCTCCGCAACTGCCGCTCCGCCGCGCCCGCCTCCGACGTCGTCGTCTCCGTTCCCCGGCCGAGAAGACTGCTGGAACGAGGAAGCCACCTTCACCCTCATCGACGCCTGGGGCGACCGTTACCTTGAACTCAACCGTGGTAACCTCCGTCAGAAGCACTGGCAGGAGGTCGCCGATGCCGTCAACGAACTCCACGCCGGAGACGGCGGCGCCGTCCTAGGTGGAACGTCCACTACCACAACCAAGCGAACTCGCCGGACCGATGTTCAGTGCAAGAACCGAATCGACACGCTGAAGAAGAAGTACAAGATCGAGAAGGCTAGGGTTTCCGAATCCGGCGGCAGTTACCAGAGCCCCTGGCCTTTCTTCTCCCGCCTCGACAACCTGATCGGAGATACTTTTCCGGTCAAAAAACTCTCGCCGCCGGCTACCGGCCGGGGAACCCCTCCCTCCGCCGCCAAACTCTCACCGCTTCCGCCGCCGGCGTGGATAATCTCTCACCCCGTAGGTCCCCGATCCGGAACTCAGAAACGTACGGCGGCGGTTCCGACGACGGCGCCGGCTAACCGGGAAGATTCCTACTTCCGGCGGAATTTCTCAGCCTTCGCAGCCGCAGCGGCTGCTGCAGCAGAAGCCAAGAGTGGAGATTCCGATGGCTGGAGGTCCAGCAGCGACGGCGGCGATGGTGGTGGAAGACGGAGGAAGACGGGGGAAATTGAGATGAAATGCTGGGAAGTTGGGTATAGGGAACTTGCTCAGGCGATTGAGAAGTTCGGAGAGATATATGAGAGAGTTGAAGCTTCGAAGCAGAGGCAGATGGTGGAGTTGGAGAAGCAGAGGATGCAATTTGCAAAAGATTTGGAGTACCAAAGGATGCAGCTTTTCATGGAGACGCAGGTTCAGTTTCAGAAAATCAAACGCGCAAAACGCACTTCTG